TTACACGCGCATATCTTCTCAACTAGGCGGACGCTAAGGTCTACTGCCCAGATGATTGAGCTAGGGAATTATCAAATTCGTATTTCTGGGTTTTTTTACCAGGATCAGCTCCAGCAATATCAAGCATACCAAACCCTTTGTGGGTGTACAGACCTAACCCGTTAGTAATAATGAACTTCTGCACCTCTGGAGCAGCATACAGTACAAACGGGAAAGTATACCCGCGCACCTCATATTTTACATCCTGATCGTAGAGGGGATAAATGCGCGCAAACTTTTTCTGCTGATCTTGAATACGAGCCAGATAGTCTTTATCGGGTACTAACTGAAATTTGTAAAATTGCTCTAGTTCTTCTGCTACAAACTGTCCCGACTTCTCCATGCGGATCATCAAAGACTCATATAACAGATCAGAAAACGTGTCGGTGGTAGGAAGGATAAACCGTTTACCCCGATCATCGTTAAAAGAAGGCTTTACCAAAACTAAAGGTGAGATACAAACGAACTTCATTACGTCGCCCAACTCTACCTCTCCTTCCATCTCTACACATTCCGGAATTAACATCATGCTCCCCACATCAATTTGCGGAAAAGAGAACAAATGCTTCAAAAAATAATCAATTAACTCCCGGTCGGTTGCTGAAAACACTAACGTAACCCGGCTTGAGTAGAAGTGCAAACCATTACGGCTAATCTTCGTCTGGCCTTTCAGCCCCGAAAAGTTATAAACATTAGTGTTGATAAAGTGCTCTTCCCCACCACGCACCATAATACCTTTGATTAATTGCGCTAACAAGTATTGATGGTGAAAGGGGACGTGAGATCCTTTATTCTTCAATATGAAAACGATACGAACCCTCAAAAATGCCTAGTTTTGATGTTGAAAAAAGTTAAAAAAAATGTGTATGGACTTATCCATTACTAGAAAATGGATGAGCGATGAAATTGTTTAACAATAACTAAAAAAAATGCGTATTTATACTCAATTTTACTCTAAAGTATAAAAAATAGAGGATTTGCCACGCTTTAAATCGCCTGTTTGTAAGACTTTTATTAGACATTAAACCGAAAATGCATAATATCGCCGTCTTGCACCGTATATTCTTTGCCTTCAATGGCCATTTTTCCGGCCTCCTTCACGGCTACTTCTGATTGGTACTGCTGGTAATCATCCAGCTTAATAACTTCAGCTTTAATAAACCCTTTTTCAAAGTCAGTATGAATAACCCCCGCTGCTTGGGGAGCTTTCCAGCCATCTACGATGGTCCAGGCTCGTACTTCTTTTTCACCTGCTGTAAAGTAGGTGATTAAATTCAGCAGATGGTACGAAGCCCGGATAAGCTGATCCAAACCAGACTCCTGTAGACCGTATTCTTCCAAAAATAAGCTTCGCTCTTCGGGATCGAGTTCGGCAATCTGCGATTCAATAGCCGCACTAATCAACAAAACGTCGGATTGTTCTTGTTGCACTGCCTCTTTTAGGGCATTCACGTACGCATTGCCAGAAGTGATGGAGGCTTCGTCTACGTTAGCTACGTAGATTACGGGTTTGGCCGTTAGCAAAAAAAGATCGGCTACCGCTTCTTTATCTTCCGCTGGCACGTCAATGGAGCGAGCATTTTTGCCGCTCTCCAAATGGGTCTTGTAGGTTTGTAGAGTAGCTAACTGCTTTCTTGCTTTGGCATCGCCGGACTTAGCAATTTTTTCTAGTCGGGTAATTTTCTTCTCTACGGATTCTACATCTTTTAATTGTAGTTCCGTATCAATCACCTCTTTATCGAACACCGGGTCGACACTGCCCGCCACATGCACCACATTATCGTCGGCAAAACACCGGATTACGTGAATGATAGCGTCTACTTCCCGAATATTAGCCAAAAACTTATTGCCCAGCCCTTCGCCCTTGCTGGCTCCTTTTACCAAGCCAGCAATATCCACAAATTCAATAGTTGTTGGGATTACTTTCTGGGGGTTTACTAAGCCTTCTAGTGTCTTGAGGCGAGAATCAGGTACGGTGACCACCCCTACATTGGGTTCAATCGTACAAAAAGGGAAATTGGCTGCCTCAGCTTTAGCACTAGACAAGGCATTAAATAAGGTTGACTTACCGACATTAGGCAGTCCTACAATACCACACTGTAAGCTCATATCTTCTTAAATTGCTAAAAGTTTATAGTCAATAGGCGACTGTCCACAGTCTTTTCTTTTTTTGGTCACTAGTCACGAAGATTCATAGGTTTCAAGATTCAGTAGATTACGAGAGTTGGCTTCTTAGTTTCGGTAGCGATTGATTCTAAATTTCGGTCTCGTTGTGTACTGTCTATTATTAACTTTTAAACACTCGGTATTGCTTGTAGCCGATGTAGAGTTCCATAGTAACCACACGTAAGATAGTATACACGGGGATGGCGACAATCATGCCGATGACACCCGCCACAGTAGCGCCCGCAAAAATAATAATAAAAATTTCTAAA
This region of Tunicatimonas pelagia genomic DNA includes:
- a CDS encoding CRISPR-associated endoribonuclease Cas6; translated protein: MRVRIVFILKNKGSHVPFHHQYLLAQLIKGIMVRGGEEHFINTNVYNFSGLKGQTKISRNGLHFYSSRVTLVFSATDRELIDYFLKHLFSFPQIDVGSMMLIPECVEMEGEVELGDVMKFVCISPLVLVKPSFNDDRGKRFILPTTDTFSDLLYESLMIRMEKSGQFVAEELEQFYKFQLVPDKDYLARIQDQQKKFARIYPLYDQDVKYEVRGYTFPFVLYAAPEVQKFIITNGLGLYTHKGFGMLDIAGADPGKKTQKYEFDNSLAQSSGQ
- the ychF gene encoding redox-regulated ATPase YchF, coding for MSLQCGIVGLPNVGKSTLFNALSSAKAEAANFPFCTIEPNVGVVTVPDSRLKTLEGLVNPQKVIPTTIEFVDIAGLVKGASKGEGLGNKFLANIREVDAIIHVIRCFADDNVVHVAGSVDPVFDKEVIDTELQLKDVESVEKKITRLEKIAKSGDAKARKQLATLQTYKTHLESGKNARSIDVPAEDKEAVADLFLLTAKPVIYVANVDEASITSGNAYVNALKEAVQQEQSDVLLISAAIESQIAELDPEERSLFLEEYGLQESGLDQLIRASYHLLNLITYFTAGEKEVRAWTIVDGWKAPQAAGVIHTDFEKGFIKAEVIKLDDYQQYQSEVAVKEAGKMAIEGKEYTVQDGDIMHFRFNV